The following coding sequences lie in one Bacteroidota bacterium genomic window:
- a CDS encoding tyrosine-type recombinase/integrase has product MLSLAEIEKLIAVTQNIKHRAILMLAYSSGLRREEVQLIKPSAIDSARMQVHVVQGKGKKDRYTILATKTLEILRHYYKCERPSCYLLKSAEKRKAPGRSDPEHYC; this is encoded by the coding sequence GTGTTATCGCTTGCCGAAATAGAAAAACTGATCGCTGTTACACAAAACATTAAACACCGTGCCATTTTGATGCTGGCATACTCTTCCGGCCTCAGGCGTGAGGAAGTACAGTTGATAAAGCCTTCAGCCATTGATTCGGCACGTATGCAGGTGCATGTGGTTCAGGGCAAAGGAAAGAAAGACCGCTACACAATCCTGGCAACAAAAACCCTCGAGATCTTAAGGCATTATTATAAGTGCGAAAGGCCTTCATGCTATCTTTTGAAGTCCGCGGAAAAAAGGAAAGCCCCTGGCAGATCAGACCCTGAACACTATTGTTAA
- a CDS encoding tyrosine-type recombinase/integrase has translation MADQTLNTIVKKSALKAGIKKQISFHTLRHCFATHLLEKGVNLRLIQQFLGHTSLKTTAGYLHLVTINPASVVSPLDSMNV, from the coding sequence CTGGCAGATCAGACCCTGAACACTATTGTTAAGAAATCGGCCCTGAAAGCTGGCATTAAGAAACAAATCTCCTTTCACACCCTCAGGCACTGCTTTGCTACCCATTTGCTCGAAAAAGGCGTAAACCTCCGGCTGATCCAGCAATTTCTCGGGCACACTTCACTGAAAACCACTGCAGGGTATCTTCACCTGGTAACCATCAACCCCGCCAGCGTTGTTTCTCCATTGGATTCCATGAATGTGTAA
- a CDS encoding phage integrase N-terminal SAM-like domain-containing protein, which translates to MKKNHSQLVERLLREMQLRNYSPRTIHTYGELMSKVENFFHLPIDKITTNQFKDYLHRRITQEGISTSCVNQYISAFKILQTDVLKHNWEDIK; encoded by the coding sequence ATGAAAAAGAATCATTCTCAACTTGTTGAGCGGCTTCTCCGTGAGATGCAACTCAGAAATTACAGCCCAAGAACCATACATACTTATGGCGAGCTGATGTCAAAGGTAGAAAACTTCTTTCATCTGCCTATTGACAAAATTACAACAAATCAATTCAAAGATTATCTTCACCGGCGTATCACGCAGGAAGGTATTTCCACATCCTGCGTTAACCAGTACATCAGCGCTTTTAAGATCTTGCAAACCGATGTACTTAAACACAACTGGGAGGACATAAAATAA